The genomic DNA CGGTGTGCATGGGGCGGCGCGGGTCGCGGCCCGTGAGCCAGCGGGCGACCGGGGCGGTGAGGGCCACGATCAGGAGGGTATTCACGGCGGTCAGGACGCTCGCGGCACGCACGCCGTCCAGGGTGACGCCCAGCCAGTCGGCGGGCGGGAAGCCCTGTGCGAGGTGCACGGCGATGAAGTTGGTGCGGGTGAACTCGATGCTGAGGATGCAGATGCCGCCCAGCACGAACAGCAGGAAGGGGCGGTCGGTGACGACCTGCGCGTAGCTGCGCGCCAGGGGCTTCAGGCCCAGGTCGGTGCGGGCGGTGGGGCTGGCGGCGCGGGTCTCGGTCATCAGCGCGAAGCACAGCGCCGCCGTGAGGACGCTCATGCCGACCAGCAGGCCCAGCAGCAGCGTGAAGTGGTCGCGGTACAGCCAGCCGCCCACCAGCGTGCCGATCAGGATGCTGAGGTTCACCGCCCAGTAGTTCACGGCGTACATGAACGTGCGGGTCTCGGGGGTACTCACGTCGACCAGCATGGCCTCGGCGGCGGGGTTGATCAGGCCGCCCGAGACGTTCACGAGCAGCAGCGCGGCGAAGGTCACCCAGGGGTTCGGGCCGTGCAGGTTGCCCAGGAGCATCAGGATGAACGCCAGGAGTTTCAGGCCCTCGCCGGTCAGCAGGGTGCGGCGGCGACCCAGAGCGTCGGCCAGTGCGCCGCCGTACAGGCCCGCCAGGAACTGCACGACACCGGCGGCCAGCAGCAGCGTGCCGGCCAGCGCCGCGCCCAGGTGCGCGGTGAAATAGATGGCCATGAACGGAAAGACCATGCTGCCCACCATCCGGCTCAGGAACGATGTGGTGATGCGGGTCTTGACGTTGGGATGCAGGGTACGCCACATGCCTCCAGGGTCGCGCAGCGGGAAAGGGGAAAAAAGACGCACAATGGCCGGACTGTGTCCCCTTTTCCTGCCCCCCCGACCCTGGCGACCGCACCGGACTGGCCGTACCTGACGCTGCGGGCGGCGCTGCACGCGCGGGACGGCGCGCAGGAACGGCACGCGCTGACCCTGGCGGACGCGCAGGCGTGGTGGGCGTGCAGTGATCGCACCGCCAAGCGGCAACTGGCGCGCCTGCACGCCTCGGGGCGGCTGGTGTACACGCCGGGACGCGGGCGGGGAAACACGTCGCGCGTGGCGTTTCCCGGCGCGCTGGACGCCGAACTGGCCGACCTGACAGCCTGTCTGGCAGCGGCGGGCGCGGCGGCCGAACTGGCGCGGCTCTCGCGGCTGGGCTTCCCGCGCGCCTGGGTGCTGACGGACGCGGTGCGCGGCACCTTCGGGCTGGGCGTGAGCCCGGCGGGCACGGATCGCCTGCGGACCATCATCACGCGGCCCCTGACGGCCATGGACCCGCTGACCGTGAACTCGGCGGCCGAGGCGCACCTGTTGACGCAGGTGCTGGACCCGCTGCTGGTATTCGACCCGGACGCCGGGATCTTGAGGCCGCACCTGGCGCACCACTGGGGCACGCCGGACGGCGGGCGAAGCTGGGTCTTTCACCTGCGCCGGGGCGTGGTGTTTCACCACGGGCGGACGCTGGACGCGCGGGACGTGCTGTTCACGCTGGAGCGCGTGCGGCGCGGCGCGCCCTGGTACCTGCCGGGCGTGGTGGGCGTGCAGGCGCCCACGCCGTTCACGGTGCAGGTCACGCTGGACCGCCCGGACCTGTTCTTTCCCCGCAGGCTGGCGCACGAGCAGGCGCTGATCCTCCCGCGTGACGTGCGGTTCGACGAGCGGCGCCCGGTCGGGACCGGCGCGTTCCGCTGGCACGCCCTGAACGGCGGCTTCCGGCTGGAGGCCTTCGACGCGCACTTCGCGGGGCGGCCCCTGATCGACGAGGTGGAGGTCTTTCTCGTGCCGGAACTGCGCGGGGACGCGCCCCCCACCCTGGATGTGTCCGGCGTGCCTCATGATCCGGTCGAGCGCTGGGTGCCGGAGAACAGCGTGCATTTCCTGATCTGGAACGCCCACCGCCCCGCGGCCCGGTCGGCCGCGCTGCGCGAGGCGGTGATCGAGCTGCACGACATCCGCGCGCTCTGGCAGGAGTCGGGCCGTCCAGAGCGGTTGCTGCCCGCCACGGCGTTCCTGCCGCGCCGCAGCCTGGACCGCCCGCCGCGCGGGCACTCCCTGGCGCGGGCGCGGGCGCTGCTGGCTCAGGCCGCGTACGCCGGGCCGCCGCTGCGCCTCTGGGTGCTGGACCTGCCCGGCGCGCGGCAGGAGGCCGACTGGCTGGCCGCGCGCGCCGCCCGCCTCGGCCTGCCCGTGCAGGTCGTTCCCACGCCGCTGGACGCCATGCCGGACGCCAGGGACGATGTGGACCTCGCCTTCATGGGCGAGATCGCCGGGTCGGACGAGCACCTCTCGTTCTGGTCGGCGCTGAAGCAGCCGGAACTGCTGTTCCGCCGCCTGCTGCCCCCCGCCGTCCTGCGCAGCGTGGACGCCCTGCTGGACGGCTACCGCAGCGCGCCGGACCACGCGGCGCTGGAGGCCATCCTGGACCGCGCCGAGGCGCTGCTGCTGGGCGGGCACCACCTGCACCTCACGCACCACCGCGTGAAACGCCGCTCGGTTCACCCACTGCTGCGCGACGTGCACCCGGACGCCTACGGCCGCATCGACTTCAAACGCCTGTGGCTGCCGCCCCCGGACGCCTGACCGGAGAGCGCGTGATCCGTTCCCGCCTGTAAAAGCCGTTAGGCTGCCTGTCATGAGAGTCGCCGTTGCGGATGTGGGCACGAATTCCAGTCACCTGTTGATTGCCGAGGCGGCGCAGGGGGACGCGGGGGGCTTCCGGGTGCTGGACGCCCTGAAGGACCGCACGCGGCTGGGCGAGTGCCTGGACGGGGCGGGGAACCTGTCGCCGGAGGGTGAGGACCGGCTGGCGTCGGCGCTGACGCGGTTCCGGGAGCTGGCGTCGGCGGCGGGCGTGGCCGAGGTGCATGTGTACGCCACGAGTGCGCTGCGTGAGTCGCCGAACGGGGCGGAGGTGGCGGGGCGGATGCTGGCCCGGACGGGGGTGTACCCGGCGATCATCTCGGGGGAGCGCGAGGGGGAACTGACGTATCTGGGCGCGGCGCACGCGGTCGAGCTGGGTGAGGACAACGTGCTGCTGGACCTGGGGGGCGGCAGTCTGGAGTTCGTGCGCGGGGACGCACGGGGGCCGCGTGACGTGCTGAGCCTGCCGCTGGGCGGGATCCGCATGACGGGGGCGTTCATCCGGTCCGAGCCGGCGGGGCGGCGGGAGGTGCAGGCGCTGGCAGAGGCGGTTCGGGTGGCGCTCTCGCCGTTCGTGGAGCGCTTCCGGGTGCGGCCCGGCACGCGGGTGGTGCTGTCGAGCGGCACGGCCGAGGGCGCGGCGGCCGCGATCGTGGCGCGGCGCGGCGCCCTCGGCGGTGCGGGCGGCAGCGGGGACGGGCCGGAGGGCGTGAACGGCGTGAGTTTCACGCTGGCCGAGCTGGGCGCGCTGCTGGAGCACGTGCGGGGCCTGAAGGCCGCGGCGCGGGGGCGGGTGCCGGGCCTGGAGCGGCGCGCGGAGACGGCCGTGGCGGGTCTGGCGACGCTGCACGCGGCGTTGACGCTGCTGGGGGCGTCCGAGGTGACGGTCAGTGAGGGGGCGCTGCGCGAGGGGATGCTGATCGAGGAACTGTCGCGGTTCCAGGCGTACCGGTCGGCGCTGAGCGCGCGGCAGCGGAGCGTGCTGGGTACCGCCGAGCGTTTCGGCGCGAACCTGTCTCACTCGCGGCAGGTGGCGGCGCTGTCGCGCGGCCTGCTGGACGCGCTGCACGCGGCAGGCGAGCCGGTCGACCACGAGGACCGCAGCCTGATCACGGCGGCGGGCGCGCTGCACGAGGTGGGGCAGATCGTGGCGCAGAGCGCGCACCACAAGCACTCGGCGTACCTGATCCGGCACGCGGAACTGCGGGGCTTCAGTCCGCGCGAGATCGAGCTGATCGCGCAGCTGGCCCGCTACCACCGCAAGAGTCCGCCGAAACCGTCGCACGCGGAATTCATGGCGCTCGGTGCGGGGGACCGGGCGCGGGTGACGCGGCTGGCGGCGGTGCTGCGCGTCGCGGACGGCCTGGACCGCTCGCACGCGGGCGGATCGCGGCTGGGAACGCTGCGGCGCGTGGCGGACGGCTGGGAACTGACCGTGGCGGGGGCGACGCCGCTGGACCTGGCGGGCGCGCGGGACAAGGCGGACCTGTGGGCGCGGGTGTTCGGGCCGCTCACGCTGCGCGGCGCGTGACGGGCGCGCAGGAGCGGGTATCCTGGCGGGCATGACGGGCACGCCGCAGAACATCCTGAGCATTCAGTCGTGGGTCAGTTTCGGGCACGTGGGGAACGCGGCGGCCGTGTTCCCGCTGCAACGCCTGGGGTTCGAGGTCTGGGCGATTCACACGGTGCAGTTCAGCAACCACACCGGGTACGGCGCGTGGACCGGCGCGGTGTTCCCGCCCGAGGCGGTCGCGGACCTGATCGACGGGATCGAGGCGCGCGGCGCGCTGCCGGAATGCCACGCGGTCCTGAGCGGGTACATGGGCAGCGAGGGAACGGTCGCGGCGGTCGTGGACGCCGTGCGGCGCGTGCGCGGCGCGAACCCGGACGCGCTGTACGCCTGCGATCCCGTGATGGGTGACGTGGGGCGCGGGGTGTTCGTGCGGCCGGAACTGCCGGACCTGATCGCGGCGCAGGCCATTCCGGAGGCGGACATCGTCACGCCGAACCAGTTTGAACTGGAACTCCTGACCGGGCAGGTCGTGGACACCCTGGAGCACGCGCTGGAGGCGTCCCGTGCGCTGCGGGAGCGGATGCGGGTGGGCGGGCCGCGCGTGGTCCTGCTGACCAGCCTGGTCCGCAGCGGGGCGCCCGAGAACAGCATCGAGACGCTGGTCGTCACGGACGACGGGGCGTGGCTGTGCCGCACGCCGCTGCTGCCGCTGGACCCGCCCCGCAACGGGACCGGCGACGCCATCGCGGCGCTGTTCCTGGGCCACTACCTGAAGTCCGGTCAGGCGGCGCAGGCGCTGGGTCTGGCCATGAGTGCGCTGTTCGGCCTGCTGAGCCGCACGCACGCTGCCGGCACCCGCGAGATTCAGCTGGTGGCGGCGCAGGACGAGTTCGTGAAGCCCGCGCGGCTGTTCGAGGCGCAGCAGGTCGGGTAGGCCGTTCGGGGTCGGTCAGATGAGAAGGGTCTCAGTGTCCTGTCAGGGTCCGGCCAAGCCCACTTGTACGCCTTCTCACAGGAGGGGAAGGGAGGCGGGAAAGACTGGGGGCATGAAACACATCATCTTCCCGACCGCCGCCGCCGCCGACGCCTTCACCGCTGACCTGCAGGCTCAGGGAGTGATCGCCCCCACCATGGGCCGCGCGACCGTCACCCGGCGCAGTGACACGGCCGCCATTCATGAGGGCGGCACCGCCGAGGACGCCGGGGCCGGCGCCGTCAAGGGCACGGGCGTGGGCGCGGCCGTGGGTGCAGCGGCCGGGATCATCGCCACTGGCGCGACCATCGCCACGGGCGGCCTGGCCCTCCCCGTGATCCTGGGCATGGCGGCGCTGGGTTCCGGCGTCGGCGCGGCGGTCGGTGCGACCGGCGGCGCGATGGGCGTGGACGAGACCGGCGACTACTACGACGCCGACGACGAGTACTACGACCGCCTGAACACCACCGCCACCAACGGCGGGCGCACGGTGGCCGTGGATGACAGCGTCCCGGCGGATGTCGTCGAGGCGGCCGCCATCCGCCACGGAGGCGAGTACGTGAGTGGTGGGCAGCTCAGCCGCCGCACGATGTAAGCCTCTTCTGCACTGAACCCCCAGCAGAGAAAGGGACCCCAGGGTGATCCGGGGTCCCTTCTTCTGCTGTCTGTCCTGACCGGACCGTCGCGGGTCAATCCGCTTCGGGCGGGTGGGGCAGCGCGACCTTGCGGAACCAGAAGTTCCCCAGGGTGCGGATCACGTCCTCGAACTCGGCGAGGCTGACGGGTTTGGGGATGTATGCGTTGGCGTGCAGGTTGTAGCTGCGCCAGATGTCGTTCTCGGCGCGGCTGGTGGTCAGGACGATCACGGGGATGCTGCGCAGCCTCGCGTCCTCTTTCAGGATGTCGAGCAGCTCCAGGCCGGTCATGCGCGGCATGTTCAGGTCCATCAGGATCACGTCCGGGCGCGGGGCCTGCACGTGCGGTCCCTGACGGCGCAGGAAGTTCAGGGCGTCCAGGCCGTCGCGGGCGTGGTGCAGGCGGTGTGGGAACTGCGCGTCCTCGAAGGCTTCCCGGGTGAGCATCACGTCGGCGGGGTTGTCCTCGACGAGCAGTATTTCGACGGGTTCGGTGGTCATGCGGTCTCCTGCGGGGCGGCGGGGTCGGGAGGGAAGGCCGGCGCCGCGGTGGGCAGCGCGAGGTGGAAGGTGCTGCCCTGGCCGGGCGTGCTGTCCACCCACAGTTGCCCGCCGAGCTGCTCGGCGGCGCTGCGTGTGACGGCCAGGCCGATGCCGCTGCCCGGGTACTCGTCCATGCCGTGCAGCCGCTGGAACACCCCGAAGATCCGCTCGTGGTACTCGGGGGCAATGCCGATCCCGTTGTCCTGCACGTGAAACACCCAGCAGTCCTGACCGGCGTGCCGCGTGCGTTCGGCGCTGACCTGCACGCACGCCGGACGGGCCGGGTCCCGGAATTTCAGGGCGTTGCCGATCAGGTTCTGCAGCGCGTGCCGCAGCAGTTCCGGGCTGGACGTGATGACCGGCAGGTTCGGCGCGCTGACCTGCGCCTGCGCGCCCAGAATCTGCTGTTCCAGGTCGGCGGTGATGTCGCGCACCAGCGCGGCCGTGTCGACCGGTTGCGTGGCGCGCGGGGCCTTGCGCACGCGGGAGTACGCCAGCAGGTCCTGGATCAGGGTCTTCATGCGTTGCGTGGCGGAGGTCGTGAACGCGATGTACTGGTCGGCGCGTTCGTCGAGTTGCCCCTGGTAGCGGCGCGCGAGCAGTTCGGTGTAACTGCCGATGGTCCGCAGGGGTTCTTGCAGGTCGTGGCTGGCGACGTACGCGAACTGTTCGAGTTCGCGGTTGCTGCGTTCCAGGTGGGCGTTGCTGGCGCGCAGGGCCTCGGCGCTCTCCTGGAGGGCCTGCGCGCGGTCCTGCACGGCGGCCGCCATGACGTTGAACTGCTCGCCCAGCTGCGCGAGTTCCCGGACCGGGCTGGGCGGCATGCGGCGGTGGTACTGTCCGGCGGCGATGTCGCTGGCGCCGGTGTTCAGGTCGGTCAGGCTGCGGGTGACGGTGCGGGTCACGCGGTAGGCGGTGAGCAGCAGCAGCAGCAGCGAGAGCAGCAGCCCGCTGACGGTCAGGCCGCGCACGGTGGTCAGGGTGGTCTGGCTGGCGACGGTGGCGGCGCTCAGGCGGGCGCTCTCGTTGGTGCGCATGCCCGCCATGATGTCGCGGGCATCGTTGAGCAGGTCGCGGCCCTCGCCCTGCTTGACCAGCCGCGCGGCCCGCGCCAGTGACTCGCTGCGGGCGGCCATCTCGGGCCGGGCGGCGTCCTCCTGCCAGCGGACCACCAGCGCCTGAACCCGCGCGAGGTTCGTGCGTTGCAGGTCCGTGACGCTCAGGTCATGCAGGGCGAACACGGCCGCCTGGAACGCCGCTTCGCCCTCACGGTACGGCGCGAGGAAGTCGGGGTCGCCGGTGATGACGAAGCCGCGCTCGCCGTTCTCCATGACCGAAATCTGGGTGTTCAGGTCGTTCAGCAGCAACATGCGTGCCTGCGCGTCTGACACCAGCTGCAGCTGCTGTTCGTTGCGGTTGACGCCCAGCACCACCGCGCCCCCCACGCCCAGCAGAAGCGCGAAGGGCAGCAGGAAGGGCCGCAGCAGAAATGCGCGCAGGGTCGGGCGGGGTCCGCTGCCGCTGCGGACCGGCGCGGATCGGACGGCCGGGGAAACGTCGGGGGGGAGGGAGACGGGCGCGGCCATGTCGGCCCGCATTGTAGGGCCCGCGCGACGCCCGGCCCGACCGCGGCCGCAGGGAACCTCCACGCATGATTTTGTACCCAGTCCACCGTGACGGGGTACAGTGAATGCATGACATTCCAGAACGTGAATCTCACCCACGCGGGTGAGGTCGCCACGCTGACCCTGACGAGCAAGAAGGGCAGCATGGGCCCGACCTTCTGGCCCGAGATCCCGCGCGTCCTGAACGAACTGGGCGGCGCCCGCGCGCTGATCCTGCGCGGCCAGGACCTGTTCAGCGCCGGGCTGGACGTGCGGGCCAGCGCCCCCGTCATCGCCCCCACCCTGGGCGACCCCGAGGCATTTGCCGCCATCGTCGCCGAGATGCACGCCGCCATCGACGCGTTCGCCGCGCTGCCCATCCCGGTGATTGCCGCCGTGCACGGCTGGTGCATCGGCGCGGGCCTGGAACTCATCAGCGCCTGCGACCTCCGCATCGCCAGCGCGGACGCCCGCTTCAGCCTCCCCGAGGTGCGGCTGGGCATCACCGCCGACCTGGGCGGCCTGCAACGCCTCCCGCACCTGATCGGCACCGGCCGCACCGCGCACCTCGCCCTGACCGGCGACCCCATCGACGCCCCCACCGCCGAACGCTGGGGGCTGATCACCGAACTCCTGCCCACCCCGGACGCCCTGTTCGAGCGGGCGAACACCCTCGCCGCCGGGCTGGCCGCCCTGCCGCCCCGCGCGGTCGAGGGCACCAAACGCACCCTGCACGCGCACCTCCCCCACGCCCAGAGTCTCGAACAGGCCGTGCGCTGGAACGCCCGGCACATGACCGCCGACGGCCTCGCGCAGGCCCTGAAGTAACCCCCCGCCCCCCCCTTCCCCACCCAAGGAGCCCACGCATGACCCAGACCCCCACCCTCGGCACCCTGCAACCCGGCGCCGCCGACAGCACCTTCCGCCCCGACCTGCTGGCCGGCAAGCACGCCCTGATCACCGGCGGCGGCAGCGGCATCAACCTCGGCATCGCGCAGAGCTTCGCCGCGCACGGCTGCCGGGTCACCATCCTGGGCCGCAACCTCGAGAAAGCCCAGACGGCCGCGCAGGGCATCGTGGGCGCCGGCGGGCAGGCCATCGGCGTCAGCGCCGATGTGCGCGACATCGCCGCCATGCAGGCCGCCGCCGCGCAGGCCGTCGAAGCCTTCGGCCCCATCGACATCGTCCTCGCCGGAGCCGCCGGGAACTTCCCCGCCCCGGTGGACGGCATCAGCCCCAACGGCTTCAAGACCGTCGTGGACATCGACCTGCTCGGCACGTACCACACCATCAAGGCCTGCGCGCCCCACCTGACCACCCCCGGCGGGAACATCCTGAGCATCAGCGCCTACGGCATTCCCGTGCCCATGCAGGCGCACGTCGTCGCCGCCAAGGCCGGCGTGGACGCCCTGACCCGCACCCTCGCCATCGAATGGGGCCTGCGCGGCATCCGCGTGAACGCCATCATCCCCGGCCCCATCGACGGCACCGAGGGCATGGCCCGCCTCGCCCCCGACGAGAAGACCCGCCGCCAGTTCATGGGCACCGTCCCGCTGGGCCGCTTCGGCATCCCCCAGGACATCGCCAACGCCGCCCTGTTCCTCGTCAGTGACGCCGCCAGCTACGTCACGGGCGTCATCCTGCCCGTCGACGGCGGCCAGAACATGCTCGGCGGCGCCCCCCAGTACCAGATGTACCAGCAGATGGGCCTCGCCCTGCCCAGGAAAGACTGAGCTTCCGCACCGGATACGGACTGCCGTCAGTTTCTCTCCCCCCATTCTGCGGAGAAGCTTCACGGGTCGCATCCGCCCGGCCTGAACGGCTTATGGAGCCATTCGATCGGAGTCCGTAGGAGCCCTCGCGCTATCTCGTTAGAGACAGCGCGAGGGCTCCGTCCGTTCATCCATGTCTTCCGGGCGTGCGGCGTAGCTCCCTGGGCTGCGCTGGAACCGCATCAAGCTGTTGCCGGACGCCTTCGACGGGCGGCCTGCGCTGGGTGGATGAAGGAACGTTCAATGCCTGCCCGGTCAGGTGATCGCTCTGGGCAGCGGGTCGGGAAAAGTGCGTGTGGGTGGTCGGGTCGCCCCGATGGGAAGCACCATGATACCGGAGTTGGCCCGACTTGCTCATAGTTTTCATAATTGATTTTCGGATTATGAGGCAAGACAAGGCTTCACCATAGGAGGCACCCCATGACCACCCGCACCCCCCTCAACGACGACAACCTGATCCTCGACACCGACTCCTACAAGAGCAGCCACTTCCTCCAGTACCCCGCCGGCACCACCCGCCTCTTTTCCTACCTGGAAAGTCGCGGCGGCAAGTACCCGCAGACCCGCTTCTTCGGCCTGCAGTACATCCTCGACCGCTACCTGACCACCCGCATCACCGCCGAGATGGTCGAGGAAGCCCGCACGCTGATCGAAGCGCACGGCGAACCCTTCCCCTACGACGGCTGGATGCGCATCGTGAACGAGCACGGGGGCCGCCTGCCGCTGGAGATCCGCGCCGTTCCCGAAGGCACGCTGGTGCCCATCCACAACGTCCTGATGACCTGCACGAACACCGACCCCGAACTGCCCTGGCTGCCCGGCTGGTTCGAGACCATGCTGATGCGCGTCTGGTACCCCACCACCGTCGCCACGCAGAGCTACTTCATCCGCGAGATCATCCGCGCCGCCCTCGAAAAGACCAGCGACCGCCCTGCCGAGGAACTCCCGTTCAAACTGCACGACTTCGGCAGCCGGGGCGTCAGCAGCCGCGAGAGCGCCGGCATCGGCGGCCTCGCGCACCTGATCAACTTCCAGGGCAGCGACACCCTGGAAGCCCTGCGCACCGCCCGCAACCACTACGACAGCGACATCGCCGCGTTCAGCATCCCCGCCGCCGAACACAGCACCATCACCAGCTGGGGCAAGGAACACGAGGTCGACGCCTACCGCAACATGATCACCCGCTTCAGCCGCCCCGGCAGCGTGTACGCCGTCGTCAGCGACTCCTACGACCTCAAGAACGCCATCAACCACCTCTGGGGCGACACGCTGAGACAGCAGGTCATCGAATCCGGCGGCACCCTGGTCGTCCGGCCCGACAGCGGCGAACCCCCCGCCATGGTCCGCCTCGCCGTGAATGCGCTGGCCGCCCGTTACGGCACCACCACCAACAGCAAGGGCTACAAGGTCCTGAACCACGTCCGGGTTATCCAGGGCGACGGCATCGACGAACAGACCATCCGCCAGATCCTCGACAACCTCGACGTGGACGGCTACAGCGCCGAGAACGTGAGCTTCGGCATGGGCGGCGCCCTCCTCCAGAAAGTCGACCGGGACACCCAGCGCTTCGCGTACAAGGCCAGCGCCGGCCTGATCGACGGCGAGTACCGGGGCATCTACAAAGACCCCGTCACCGACCCCGGCAAACGCAGCAAGGACGGCGTCCTCGACCTCGTCCAGGAAGGCGGCCGCATGATCACGAAGGCGTACAAGACCTTCGACACCGACTTCCCCGGCAGCCTGCTGCGCACCGTGTACCGCGACGGCGAACTGCTGGTGCGGGACACGCTGGAGGAAGTGCGGGGCCGGGCGTGAACCAGCAACTCGAACGCCTCCTGCCCGTCCTGTCCACCATTCCTGGCGTGAATATTCCCACTTCGCTCCTGCAGGGCGCGTACATCGCGGCCAGTCAGCGGAAGATTGAGCAGTTAGAGCAGGCGCTGCGGTACGAGGTCGGCCTGCTTAACCAGAAGGTCGAAGCCGGGACGCTGAGGCTGGATCACGAGTACGTCCGATCCGAGTCGTTCGCCGCCAACGTCATGCAGGCACTGCGGGCGGCGGAGGTCGCGGAGTCGGAAGGCAAGCTGCGCTTCATCGCCCGCGCTCTGGCCGGGTGCTCGCTGAGCTTCCCACCGCCAATCCTGGACAGGTTCCAGACCATGCGGATCATCGAGGGAATGTCGGACCGGGAGCTGAAGGTGTTCGTCGAGTATTTTCAGCTGCTGGACCCGATAGATCCGTACCGCGATTTTGTTCCTGTTGACAGTCAGGTTTCGGTTGTTGGACTGACGCGGCAGGAATTCGTGGCGGCGCTACTGGGATTACAGCAGCTTGGCCTGCTCTCCAAAGAGGCGCTGACGGACCGGGATGGCGAATGGGTGGACACTCCACGCCAGTCAGGCTCCGGGTTCGCCTGGAAGCTCACCGCGCTGGCGCGGCAGGTCGCCACCCTCAGCCGCGTGGGGCTCGAGGAACCGCTGTGACGAGAGACTGGCTCGACACCCTGTTCCCGTCCAATGCCGAGCGCACTGTGCCATGGCCGGTGGTGGGCGACACGGTGACCTTGTGGCGTCCGACGGGCCTGCACGAGCTGCGGCTGGTGGCCGACTCCGGGTGGCGGGCGTGGCCCCCCCGGTTGTCGGATCAGCCGATCTTCTACCCGGTGCTGAACCGCCCGTACGCGGAGGAAATCGCGCGGGACTGGAACGCGAAACGCAACGATCCGCCCGTGGGCTTCGTGACGGAATTCGACGTGCGTGCGGATGTGGCGACCCGCTACGACATTCAGGTGGTGGGTGCGCAGAACGAGCATCAGGAGTTGTGGCTGCCCGCCGAGGAACTGGACGCCTTCAACGCGGCGATCATTGGCCCGATCCGGGTGGTGACGCACTTCGCAGGCAAGGGCTTTACGGATCGAATTGATCCCGTCACCCACCTTCCCGACGTCTGGCCGGGGCGGGCTCAGGGAACACGAGGAGACTTATGAACAGTGATCTGAACGTGCCCTTACAGCTGGAGCGGTTGGTGGCGTACCGGGCGGATGGGTCGGTGTCGCCGGTGGTGGTGGCGGGTCGCCTGTCGCCGGACGGGGTGTTCGGTGGGCCGGAGCAGCGGGGAGAAGCGGCGAGTACAGAGGCCGTGCAGGAGGGCGTGGCGTTCGCGGCGGCGCTGGCGGGGGCCATGTCGTCCCTGACCGAATCGAGCGACACGGACACGCCGTACGTGCCGTTCGTGCTGCCGCGCACGTTCACGCCGGAGGAACTGGGTCGCGTGGACTGGCTGGGCCTGCTGCCCCTCCCGACGGGCGAGGTCGAGGTGGAGGTGACCGAATCGGACTTCCGCGTGGCGGAGCGGCTGGCGCGGCGTGAGGCGGACGGGAACGCGGCGGACTTCTACGCGCCGGAGGAAGTGCAGGCCATCCGGGCGGCGCAGGCGTTGTTCCTGGCTCACCCGGAGCGGGGGCTGGTGACGGTCACGGCGGGTCGCGTGGCGCTGCTGCTGATCGACGTGGCGCGACTGCCGCTGGGTACGTGGGCGGGCGTGGCGACCCTGCGGATCGACACGTGAGCGGGGGGATCGCATGAACATTCTCGGCCTGAACATTCCGCCGCTGCTGCTCGACCTGTCGGGCGGCGTATGCGTGCTGGTGAGCCTGTATTTCCTGTGGGCGAAGAGCAGCACGTACTGGCACTGGAGCAACCTGTCGCTGCTGCCTTACTTCCTGCTGTTCGCGTCGGGGGGGCAGTGGATGCTGGCGGGCCTGCAGGTCACGTACCTGCTGTTCGGGATTCACGGGTTGTACCTGTGGCACCTGGAGGCGCGGCGGGCGCG from Deinococcus depolymerans includes the following:
- a CDS encoding enoyl-CoA hydratase-related protein, coding for MTFQNVNLTHAGEVATLTLTSKKGSMGPTFWPEIPRVLNELGGARALILRGQDLFSAGLDVRASAPVIAPTLGDPEAFAAIVAEMHAAIDAFAALPIPVIAAVHGWCIGAGLELISACDLRIASADARFSLPEVRLGITADLGGLQRLPHLIGTGRTAHLALTGDPIDAPTAERWGLITELLPTPDALFERANTLAAGLAALPPRAVEGTKRTLHAHLPHAQSLEQAVRWNARHMTADGLAQALK
- a CDS encoding nicotinate phosphoribosyltransferase, producing MTTRTPLNDDNLILDTDSYKSSHFLQYPAGTTRLFSYLESRGGKYPQTRFFGLQYILDRYLTTRITAEMVEEARTLIEAHGEPFPYDGWMRIVNEHGGRLPLEIRAVPEGTLVPIHNVLMTCTNTDPELPWLPGWFETMLMRVWYPTTVATQSYFIREIIRAALEKTSDRPAEELPFKLHDFGSRGVSSRESAGIGGLAHLINFQGSDTLEALRTARNHYDSDIAAFSIPAAEHSTITSWGKEHEVDAYRNMITRFSRPGSVYAVVSDSYDLKNAINHLWGDTLRQQVIESGGTLVVRPDSGEPPAMVRLAVNALAARYGTTTNSKGYKVLNHVRVIQGDGIDEQTIRQILDNLDVDGYSAENVSFGMGGALLQKVDRDTQRFAYKASAGLIDGEYRGIYKDPVTDPGKRSKDGVLDLVQEGGRMITKAYKTFDTDFPGSLLRTVYRDGELLVRDTLEEVRGRA
- a CDS encoding sensor histidine kinase, which gives rise to MAAPVSLPPDVSPAVRSAPVRSGSGPRPTLRAFLLRPFLLPFALLLGVGGAVVLGVNRNEQQLQLVSDAQARMLLLNDLNTQISVMENGERGFVITGDPDFLAPYREGEAAFQAAVFALHDLSVTDLQRTNLARVQALVVRWQEDAARPEMAARSESLARAARLVKQGEGRDLLNDARDIMAGMRTNESARLSAATVASQTTLTTVRGLTVSGLLLSLLLLLLTAYRVTRTVTRSLTDLNTGASDIAAGQYHRRMPPSPVRELAQLGEQFNVMAAAVQDRAQALQESAEALRASNAHLERSNRELEQFAYVASHDLQEPLRTIGSYTELLARRYQGQLDERADQYIAFTTSATQRMKTLIQDLLAYSRVRKAPRATQPVDTAALVRDITADLEQQILGAQAQVSAPNLPVITSSPELLRHALQNLIGNALKFRDPARPACVQVSAERTRHAGQDCWVFHVQDNGIGIAPEYHERIFGVFQRLHGMDEYPGSGIGLAVTRSAAEQLGGQLWVDSTPGQGSTFHLALPTAAPAFPPDPAAPQETA
- a CDS encoding SDR family oxidoreductase, which produces MTQTPTLGTLQPGAADSTFRPDLLAGKHALITGGGSGINLGIAQSFAAHGCRVTILGRNLEKAQTAAQGIVGAGGQAIGVSADVRDIAAMQAAAAQAVEAFGPIDIVLAGAAGNFPAPVDGISPNGFKTVVDIDLLGTYHTIKACAPHLTTPGGNILSISAYGIPVPMQAHVVAAKAGVDALTRTLAIEWGLRGIRVNAIIPGPIDGTEGMARLAPDEKTRRQFMGTVPLGRFGIPQDIANAALFLVSDAASYVTGVILPVDGGQNMLGGAPQYQMYQQMGLALPRKD